CATTTCCTGACAAAGCCCTTCCGATCATCAAAGATTGAAAATCGAAAACCTTTTAAACTCTCACAATAGTTGAGAAGATTATGATATAGGTTTTATTAGGCAGAAAATAACAATCTTTTATAAGTAATACGAATTTATAATGAGTTTCTTTTGAGAAGGACTTAAGGGTCTGTAAGCGCCTTAAGGCCCCGATCGATTATTAGATGCCCAAGGAAAATGTGGAGCTTTTAAAGGCTTCCGTAGTTGATATTTACTATCATTTACTAAATTTTTCTTAGCGCTTTCGATAAGAGATTTGTCTTAACAATGGTTATTATAAGTAAAAGTCATGTAATCCTTTTAATTTGGAAACAGTAAATATTTACAAGAGTTGGTTATAATAAAGAAGGTTCTCATACATCGCCGCAAGATTCTTCAGTGTGGTAGAGGACTAAGATGACATTCAAAccaatttttacattttcattaTTTGCGTATGAAAACAGACACACGTactgtaattatattttttcaaaacGATAAATTGGACTTGATTGACCGCAGTTACCTACAGCAAGTAAGTATTTTCCTGATGTTGGCGTGGTTAAAAAATGTCGTGTTTCACTaggtagcaaagtttgtttaacccttgtAAAATGAAACCTTTGCGACGCTTAACATTTCACTTTTTGAATCAATTTCGGTACCTTTCCTTgcttaggtagagttagaccaagaaaagtccgcAGCGACtttaatagcccacgcagtgcaagtgttattctaaacgtcaaacttctatgaaattatgacgtacctatacatataacacttgcactgcacttgcagtgcgtgggctatcaaagtagctgcagacttttcttgatacTCTATCAATATTTAGCACGAAAGTTTAAAGTTTAAACAACAAATTTgctccttgtaaaacaaataactattgtcccTTGGCGTCAAACTCATACCATATACTACAGCTACACTGTTCTTAGTCGGATAATAAACAAACAATAGTATTGATTAATATCCCTTCCACAATAGTGGTATGAATGGAGGAATCCCTAGAAATGTTGTTTTGAGAAGCCAGCAATATCCATTGTTAGTTAGTTGCGATATTCCCGGATTGTTCTTCATTATTGTCCTGGTTCGTTGACATTTAATAACGTTTTCTCAAAcgtgcaatgaaatattgatgttatgttccttataataggctgcgaagtatgacgtttcaggtgcggctaggacaaaaggtcgttaatggatcatacacatcttgcaggcctaggccggcaaagtcctcttttttaattttcatttcacagatatttgtgacacagcatcgtggcattcatccattaaaaaaaactagaggcagtatttgctttatggttcgtaatgacactctgccactacgcctataaaaaaaaaacaaaaaacaatgtttgctataatttgcagttttatttgtataaaatcaacatgaacttaataaataatacattctataattttataattttaaattataaactacacaaataaaaacatttaaaatatttcatctaaactttagcggtaaaaaggtctactcaaacacgcgtagttatattttttaaattgttatggaggtaaagttgaaaaatattcattctgttttattggatttatggtgcgttgttgatttttttactttaatatgagttccgacgaaataatgaaattaatattaattgtaatcgtaggtgttggaattggcagcgtaagcagaattgattttaataacttgctgcctctgccgccaagtcaaagacgaagtatgtatatggttgcttatggcaattttattatttgagaaactaagaaaaatggcttacagtttattagaaacagttttgtggcatattttaaatgaatgtaactacaaattcgtcaacactgtggatattatacttatttactccatgcataaagcaacgatgtatgtgaaacatgatatcaacatgaaagactatgtaaacttatgtgacgaaaacgacagtcagacggatacaaggcgaaaaaatcaaagatacatgaaaatatacgggtagtaaaaatacacgactcgtgtaaaacatacgcgtgataatgatataggtacgtgttggttatattttgggtgtagtttacttttagttttttctataaataaaacttgggtttcgtggatcttttattttatttatttcattgcatgtttgagaaaagcactatacatacctcggcgggaaatggggttgcccgcgctcagacctaacGGCCTCgtttcgctcggccgtctatatgtcttcggccggcaacccctttcgtcccggcctctgtagtaatgtactattacagtacatctggtgctacattacaccggtgctataataaacacattacatactacgtcgaaaatttaaagggccatatctACTGTCAAACGTTGTACACGATTAGTCGatcgaataggtaattcgcattcggtcgtgttttaaaattcgccacATGTTGCGACGTTCCTATTTtttgcacttgtatcgtaaataattattatcctCATCAGGCAAAGTGCCTTGGATGTACACTCTGTTTCAATCTAATTAGAATCTTGCATAAACCAAATAAAATTGCATTTCTTTTCTTACATTGCTATCTCAAACAAATGTCACATCCCAATTTATTATGCAAAAAGCTTcaattcaaattaaaaaaagataaattttgtatggtgggccttaCCAGGTTATATTCATATGGAGTCACTTATAGGATTTTATGTTTCTGTTTAGGtgacaaaatagttatttaacaagggggcaaagttgttgtttaaccgctcgtgctaatattgatacccgagtaagcgaaagattccaaaattgaaccacgagcgtagcgagtggttcgagaaGTGCAATCTTCAGTATTGCGAGTATTttaaggcacgagggttaaacaaattttgccaccgagtgaaacacaaaatttttcaccacaccacgCAAGGAAAATACCAACTGTAAAACATCAAACAAAcagaaatcaaatcaaatccaaaccaaaaaaaataaagttattaaatatttatcatccaaaatcatcatttaaaagtccattctaccagccaacatgagcaaacaactcaaaatttgcataatattactttgcctcacatgtgaataaaatacaactttcttatcagtttttgaagtgcaaagtaaccCTGTCCGCTATAAGGTAAGGTAATAATAGTAAGctttttcttaataatatttGTGAATTATGAAATAAGCAATcgtataaattaattatattttggtACTTAGTCGCTTGATTTGGCCTCTTTTTTGCCGATTTTCCATAGAGTTTTAACCTGAAAGTCAGTTATTCATTGCgtgtctcggagtaattaacaatggagccgccattaacaggcgttcccctctgtcgaaaaaaggcggccaatggtcaaccacatgtcaaccatatgtatggactgacgtttatctgacatgacgtacctatacatttgatgtgcccctcccccgcaaaaaacggcagactattttgtaccgaaaattttagacatggcggctccattgttaattactccgagttgcGTGTACCTCAAATATTATAGGTTTACATTCAAGTGATTATATcttgattatatgctctttgttTACATTCATCCAACCTTTATCACTATTAATGCAGTGTTAATGTCATTTCATAAATCTGTCATAGTTATGACAAAATCAGGAAGAATTGAACATCCGACAAAATTGTTTTCGCAGTAATGGACGAAAATGTAAGATATCTTGACCGGGAATATGAACAGTTTTTAGAGATTATGCGGCCACATATATCTCAACTTAAGGATCGAGATATGGCTACTATTTGCAGTGCATGGATCAAACGACTTTGTGCTTGTAAGATTCACGAAAAAATTCTCCGGAATAAATATATAGTCACACTTTGCTACCAACTCTCGAAAGGAATCCTCGATAAGCCGTTTTTGGAAGAACCTACAGATAAAGATTTGCCGCCCATCAGTGAACCAACGTTAAGTGAAGTACCGTCGTCTGAAGTCGAATGCTTTGTTTTAGATTGTGAAGAGGCAAGTAATGTGATACATTTAAACAAATCTTTGAAAACACAAACTGTAGATCCATTTCACAATTCAGTAGTATTAGACAAGAAGCTCGCCACAATGATGAGTAATGAAACAACCACAACAGAGAGTAATGAGAAATTGTCTTTTAAACAGACTAGCTATTACCACCAAAATCCAAGTATGATACAGCCACGTGTAGAATTACAGTTACCTGAAACTTATATATACCGCACACATAACATTATTTCTAAATTGCAAGAAATTAAAAAGCAAAATGCATTATTACATCATGAACTAAACGAGATGAAAGATAAATCAAGTGAAGACGATCCCGCTGGTGAATTTCAAGAAAAAGTTAATACTTCCACCCTTTATTTGCGTTTGAATGATAGCAACAGTACTTTAAATTctttgaaaattaaattaaaagtagAAAAGGATGTTAGAAACGCGCTAATAGATAAAGTTCAAAGTATGCAAGAACTTATCAATAATTTGAATAACttgaaaaatcaagaaattgaAGAAATTCAAGCCAGACAAAAATTagaattattaaacattaaatcATCTATTAAACATGAAACAAGACAGATGTTTGAAAATAAACTGGAAGACCAGAAACAAcaatatgaaattaaaattaaagagCTTGGAGATATAAACATATCAAAAGATGAAATTATTGCAGAGAAAGATAAAATTATACAGCAGAAAGAAATAGAGATAGTACGCCTATCAGCAGAAAACAAATTTAGCAAGGAACATTTGCAATCTATTTTGAATAAGTTATTATATAGGCCTAATGAAGAACAGGATGATCAATTTAGAATACAAAATCACATATTGCAAAACCGTATTATCAAATTGGAGAAAGCCAAAATGAAATTTGTCAGAGCGTATGAATCTAAACTTGCTTTATTGCAGCGAGAGAGACATTTAGTAGAATGTTCGTTTCAAATACAATTAGTCAGGCAAAGAGCTCAAATCATCAATGACGTAGCCGGTGACAGTCAGGATGAAACGAAAAAAGCTGTAGACAAACTAGAAGCGAAATATCAAAATATCGTTGCAAATATGCAAGCCACCGCTATCCAGCGGCGACTCGAAGATCAAATGGCAGTTGCATCAATACTTCAAGCGGCGTCGGGCATTCGTGATTCCTATGGCTTATTTACACCACTTTATCCTAAGCAATtgcaaagaaaaaataaaaatctgcgCTCAGACAGCGAAATTCCTGTTTCTGTATTTGAAGGGAACAAGGTATTCAGAAATAATGACGTAACTGAGAATTTTGGAGACGAACGACGCTATGGAGAGCTCGGCACACTATTTGAGAAGGTGCACGTCCCTCAAAGGGACAACGGAGACAAAGCCCGAAAGTAGATGAACAATCTTTCAACTATGCTTTTGTAAAAGTTGCGTAAATTGTTTTGGCGCGGTTGTAATAAATTTGCGAGTTCCTACTGTCCCTACTGGTTTTCTTTGGTCTTTGTGTTTGTACATCGTTTCTTACCTTTGCATGTCATCGTAGTTATTTGCCGTTCCGAAATGGAGAACGCATTtgtcaaaaataataattacaattACCGAGTTTAAAGGTAGACAGAGTTAGGGTCGTTCGTTTTAGTTAGACACGATATGCACACATTCACAACTCGAGTGCTGAGcggtaagggccacttgcaccatcccggggttaaaccgttaaccaagtgtcaaattttactggtaaccatggtaactccaggattaaccggttaaccccgggttagtgaatggtgcaagtggccctaaatgGCTCAAGCCGATAAATGACTAAATATGTGTGCGTGGGAAATCGATTTATTATGAAGTCAAAGTTTTGTCTATCTAACTCTGTGCGCTTAGCcttaagagtcacacgaaccCGCCGCAATAACCGCTCCCAATACAAAATAGAATAATATATATCACATTAGAAGTTACGCTCTTATTCTtatagccacgtcaaattaagccgaatttgggcaagcagcggaaataattcgtgtagttttgaaaattggtacaggcataccttgtggtgtccagataaacatactaaaagtcctcgagggtagagggtgtgctgggggtgtagaggggggttgaaggtaccttttttcatatttttgctcatatctcgaatatctgtacgaatagcattataattacttcgggcaaacgttttaacataaaatttactacaaatttggttatgtttatttttactctgcgatcaatactttaggagctacaggctgttaaagttaaatgagagataaaaaatagacggtttaagaaaacgtcgtattttcataattgttcatcataaatattttttttagtttagaatTAGCAAGCTAAacaacctgctgataaaatataaaaaaaccggccaagagtatgtcgggccatgctctgtgtagggttccgtagttacccgtccgtcaaaatagactatttgcaaaaactcattAACTGCTAGACcaattaggttcgctatatttttccctGAAAGTATTTACTAAGTTttattttcacgattttttccatattttttggacccatggttcaaatgttaggggaactaaagtggaaaacacaacttttattctttcagatcgattatttccgaaaacattaagttgatcaaaaaatgatTCTTGAAGACCcgtattcgttttgaaagacctatccaacgacaccccacattaTAGGGtgaaagtgaaaaaaaatttcatcccctCTTTAATGTAGCcatcctaaaaaaatatttcgtgtCAAATTTAAACatgaaaactagaaaaaatattttttttatggtggctgccctacattaaagtggggatgaaattttttttcgcttttaccctatagtgtggggtgtcgttggataggttttttaaaacgaatacgggtcttcaagaaccattttttgatcaacttaatattttcggaaataatcgatctgaaaggaaaaaaattgtgttttacCCTTTAATTCCCCTAATTTTTGAACCATgcgtccaaaaaatataaaaaaatcgtgaaaatatagcttagtaaagactttcaaaggaaaaatatagcgaatctaatcggtacagctgtttttgagttttgccaaatagtctattttgacagacgggtaactacggaaccctacactgagcatggtccGACATGCTCAtggcttttttttttatattttatcagcaggtcgcttagcttgcttactctaagatattttttttatttttgatgacaattacaaaaaaatgacattttcttaaaccgtctattttttatcacttacttaactttaacagcctgtagctcctaaagtattgatcgctgactaaaaataaatataaccaaatttgtagtaaattttatgttaaacctTTTATCCGAAGAAATTATagtgctattcgtacagatattcgagatatgagcaaaaatatgaaaaaaggtaccttcaacccccctctacacccccagcacaccccctacccccgagaacttttagtatgtttatctggacattacaaggtatacctgtaccaattttcaaaaatacacgaattatttccgcagatttttctaatttgcttaggctattacgttaaaacgacatgcttaaattacatgaaacgTAGCATGAACATTTAAGTAACATAATCTATGTCTGGAAAATATTGCTAGctatacaaagaaaatagagcgagtagaaaAGTTGTAAGTACTTATCTAAAACTTCTAACTCGCTCTAATTTCTTCGGATTACAATTTCTAGCAACCAAAACTAGTGccagacatatatatatatatatatatgtggctttccatcataAAATGAAGTGAAGGCTCCTTATGCTTTATGTGCATAAGGACACTTCTCTGAAGGAAAGCGATGTTATTTGAATGTTCATTCTTCATGTCACATGTTTCGGAATGTTGTTTTAATGGGAGCGTAACTTCAATTATATGGCGGGGACTACGCTTGTATGACTCTTAAAAGTGGCTGTACATTTTAAAAGCTTGGTATTTTTGGTGTGATATATCGACCTGTCGTGTTTTACTCTTCAGTGTGACAAATCACTGGAGTGTACAGCGAATTTTTAAGGCTGACAATACAATATAAATCAAACATGCTCTTTGTTGCTGACAACCATGTTACGCAGTTAAAAGACACACAAACCCGCcaaaatttgttttatgattatacagtaaaacctggataattgcaatctcaagggaccggcaattttttgtcaattatccaggtttttcatttaagcaggtcgtgccaattaacgaggttcaaaaaatcgttgtgtcaattatagaggttttcattaatagaggttgcgttctgacaaattttcttttatggaggtgcaaataaccataagtagatttacaagcttacgttctgggtttctggtctatatattatataacttgcacttttatactacctacattaattactactttattttcttattaatcatttgggtttaaaaaaatccttgaattgtagaagaaagttttattagaatgtaaacatcatactttgtttttgatttaatcaaaactatttcacctactacaggctgtgatagatgcccaataaataaattgaattctacATGAAGATTTAAAATAGAATGATCACTgctattataactaaaatattgtttctgctctctacaactacattatttcaattacagaggtaataagtaagactcgtttcaataatagaggtaataaGAAGAGCTAAAATAACGAATTTTTTTAGCagagtgtcaattatagaggtcttagttgcgatgtagtcaattacagaggcaaaattacgaaaaccgctaaaatctaaattgcaattatagaggttccaaaatttcaattatagaggccttttggtctcaagggaccgggaccggacctttggttgcaattattgaggtttcccatttatccaggtgtcaattaaccaggtttcactgtaatagATTGCACAGTTTGTAATAGTAGTATTTAACTTCATTATGTTGTAATCAAAATGTATCATTATAGGGTATTTTCccactagtcaaatcagttacttttttagaactgtcaaaacgatttgcgaTTTGAagcattacatcgtgacgtcacggtcaacacacctactttttatatgtctatccaatttattaaatagatattgtgtttaaaaataactcctatctgcgtttttctaataattatctggtgctttatttcatgcattgtgtaaaataatttattttaaatacagtataataccctattgtgccAACCCTATCACACAGACCATGCGGTAGAGTTATTGTGCTACTTCTGAATGTAGAAAACAAACCAACAGTTATGCTCCCCTGTTTGAATTTCCAGCCTCATAAAATATGTAAAGCATCCATTCGAAAAACCAGGTGTTTGATACCCAAAATCGTTTTCATTAGAATCAAACAAAAGAGCTCCCAATGGTTCTCGATCGCTTTTCAAATAAAAGCATTCATTGTAAGGCTACCGAATTCCGAACTAGTTTGCTAACTCTAAACCGACTGAGTCTTATTCGCGATCTGAATTTATTTGGTTTGACTTAAACTATTTCGTAGCACAATTACATGTATAACATTGTTATACAAATTAGGAGGTACAGCAGGCACCATCAGAAAATTACCAAACTTTtcgtttaaataaaatactaaccAGGACATTAACAAATGGATTTATGCAACCGGCCCTTTATCatacttagggccagttgcaccaaccacatttgacagactgatcaacgtcagccggcgccccccggcgctttactatgaaactttccatacataaaaatttagcgaactctttaacgatacgaacagtttggtgcaactgacccttaaTAGCGCTGGTACTCTGTAGTTAGTCTGTCTAATGAAAGTTGAACCTGCAAAAACGCGGCAATTTCAAAAatctgttttacagtacatatggtgctactttcccgcactagtgcggcaaTAAAATAAGCACTTtccgtgcctatgtcgaaaatttaaacagccatatgtactgtaaaacgttgtacgatacacgtgcgaataggtaatcgCAACTCGTCTCGATATAAAACactgccttcggtcgtgttttaatgtATCACTACGTGTTGCAAATTTCCTaactttccgcacttgtatcgtaaataactcactaaggaggagttttggccgaagggtgtcaattttcggcggttccgtggccggctccctgacactgcggggttgcgtaatgcatcgcagccataacaTTATGgatttgtagtgtttagttttaatagtagtttgtgttacaagggatcaaaatgatatatttccgtcaagggcgtacattgaatcctgaacgaagcgatggattctacaatagaatcccaaACGTAGTGaaggattctaaagtagaatcctgagcgtaatgagggattcaagtgttaacgcccaagacgaaataattttgataccgtgtgacacatactgcttttcacatcaactatggggaaaattaaacaataaataaatgaggaaattatcatgtatcaaacactatttaggccaaaaaaaattgtccgtaaaacttaa
This genomic interval from Cydia splendana chromosome 4, ilCydSple1.2, whole genome shotgun sequence contains the following:
- the LOC134789471 gene encoding probable DNA double-strand break repair Rad50 ATPase → MDENVRYLDREYEQFLEIMRPHISQLKDRDMATICSAWIKRLCACKIHEKILRNKYIVTLCYQLSKGILDKPFLEEPTDKDLPPISEPTLSEVPSSEVECFVLDCEEASNVIHLNKSLKTQTVDPFHNSVVLDKKLATMMSNETTTTESNEKLSFKQTSYYHQNPSMIQPRVELQLPETYIYRTHNIISKLQEIKKQNALLHHELNEMKDKSSEDDPAGEFQEKVNTSTLYLRLNDSNSTLNSLKIKLKVEKDVRNALIDKVQSMQELINNLNNLKNQEIEEIQARQKLELLNIKSSIKHETRQMFENKLEDQKQQYEIKIKELGDINISKDEIIAEKDKIIQQKEIEIVRLSAENKFSKEHLQSILNKLLYRPNEEQDDQFRIQNHILQNRIIKLEKAKMKFVRAYESKLALLQRERHLVECSFQIQLVRQRAQIINDVAGDSQDETKKAVDKLEAKYQNIVANMQATAIQRRLEDQMAVASILQAASGIRDSYGLFTPLYPKQLQRKNKNLRSDSEIPVSVFEGNKVFRNNDVTENFGDERRYGELGTLFEKVHVPQRDNGDKARK